From the genome of Xiphophorus couchianus chromosome 6, X_couchianus-1.0, whole genome shotgun sequence, one region includes:
- the abcb8 gene encoding mitochondrial potassium channel ATP-binding subunit, protein MSQLLCSRLCVTACSRSLSFSTLSRKTGGKWKLSRWYTSHSHTSTQPPGNPLHRIWNLTQRIHHSTSRTSKSPGLKFILGPAVLTVSARLFCRVACCEADVNNNTPEEVILKDSVPDFKWHILWEFVKPQLFALIGAVVLAFGAAILNIQIPLMLGDLVNVVARYLREHSGTYVNEIKGPAMKLLGLYAIQGLLTTGYIILLSRVGERVAADMRKTLFASLIRQDVAFFDANKTGQLVNRLTADIQEFKSSFKLVISQGLRSITQTVGCFVSLYIISPKLTGLTVVVLPCLVGAGALIGSFLRKLSRLAQEQVAKATEVADEALGNVRTVKAFAMEERELQLYAHEVDKSCEMNENLGGGIAVFQGLSNVALNCIVLGTIFAGGTLISSNEMSPGDLMSFLVASQTVQRSLASISILFGQVVRGMSAGARIFEYLSLKPTIPLSGGGRIPFHSLIGRVDFMNISFSYPTRPGHEVLKKFSLILPPCKTVAIVGESGGGKSTVASLMERFYDPTNGVVMLDGLDIRTLDLAWLRGQVIGFINQEPVLFGSSIMENIRFGKPDATDAEVISAAKQSNAHRFIMSFPDGYNTMVGERGVALSGGQKQRIAIARALIKNPSILVLDEATSALDAESEGVVQEALDRATRGRTVLIIAHRLSTIQGADLICVMSNGRIVEAGTHLELLSKGGLYSDLIRRQRAEGQK, encoded by the exons GTGGTATACATCTCATTCACACACCTCCACACAGCCACCTGGCAATCCTTTGCACCGAATTTGGAACCTGACTCAGAGAATCCACCACTCCACCTCCCGGACATCCAAATCACCAGGTTTGAAATTCATCCTAGGACCTGCGGTCCTCACTGTTTCAGCACGCCTGTTCTGCCGTGTAGCCTGCTGTGAGGCAGATGTCAACAACAACACTCCAGAGGAAGTTATCCTCAAAGACTCTGTGCCTGACTTCAAATGGCACATCCTGTGGGAATTTGTCAAACCGCAGCTGTTTGCGCTCATTGGTGCTGTTGTG ctTGCTTTTGGTGCAGCTATCTTGAACATTCAAATCCCATTAATGCTTGGTGATTTGGTAAATGTTGTGGCACGCTACCTCAGAGAACATTCAGGTACGTACGTCAACGAGATAAAAGGTCCTGCTATGAAACTACTTGGACTGTATGCTATCCAG GGCCTGCTAACAACTGGCTACATCATCTTACTGTCGAGGGTAGGGGAAAGAGTGGCAGCAGACATGAGGAAAACCCTCTTTGCTTCCCTGATAAG gcAAGATGTTGCTTTCTTTGACGCCAATAAAACCGGGCAGCTTGTAAACCGTTTGACTGCTGACATTCAGGAGTTCAAGTCTTCCTTTAAATTGGTTATTTCTCAG GGTCTGCGGAGCATCACGCAGACAGTCGGGTGTTTTGTGTCTCTCTATATCATCTCCCCCAAGCTCACAGGCTTGACAGTGGTTGTTCTCCCATGTCTTGTGGGAGCAGGAGCTCTTATTGGTTCATTTCTGCGCAAACTATCTCGTCTCGCTCAAGAACag GTAGCAAAAGCAACAGAGGTGGCAGATGAGGCTCTGGGTAATGTCCGAACAGTGAAAGCTTTTGCTATGGAGGAACGAGAACTCCA ACTGTATGCACATGAAGTCGACAAATCAtgtgaaatgaatgaaaatcttGGTGGAGGCATCGCAGTTTTCCAAGGCTTGTCAAACGTGGCACTGAACT GCATTGTGCTGGGAACAATTTTTGCTGGAGGGACGTTAATTTCAAGTAATGAGATGTCTCCTGGAGACCTGATGTCTTTCTTGGTTGCTTCACAGACGGTTCAGAG GTCCTTGGCCAGTATTTCCATCCTTTTTGGACAG GTGGTGAGAGGAATGAGCGCTGGGGCCCGGATTTTTGAATACCTGTCTTTAAAGCCAACCATTCCTCTCTCGGGGGGAGGACGCATCCCCTTCCACTCTCTGATTGGAAGAGTGGACTTCATGAATATTTCATTCAG TTATCCAACGAGACCCGGCCATGAAGTCCTGAAGAAGTTCAGTTTAATTCTGCCACCTTGTAAAACTGTTGCAATTGTTGGCGAATCTGGAGGAG GGAAGTCCACAGTGGCATCCTTAATGGAGCGTTTCTACGACCCAACCAATGGTGTGGTCATGTTGGATGGGCTCGATATTCGCACGTTGGATTTGGCCTGGCTCAGGGGCCAAGTTATTGGATTCATCAATCAG GAGCCAGTTTTGTTTGGATCATCTATCATGGAGAACATCCGCTTTGGGAAGCCTGATGCCACAGATGCTGAGGTCATTAGTGCAGCAAAGCAATCTAATGCTCACCGCTTCATTATGAGTTTCCCAGATGGCTATAACACCATGGTTG GTGAGCGAGGTGTGGCGCTATCAGGGGGCCAGAAACAGCGGATTGCCATCGCCCGAGCTTTGATCAAGAACCCCAGCATCCTTGTGCTCGATGAAGCCACGAGCGCCCTTGATGCAGAATCCGAGGGGGTGGTGCAGGAAGCGCTGGACAGAGCCACAAGGGGTCGCACTGTGCTCATCATCGCCCACAGACTGAGCACTATCCAAGGGGCCGATTTAATCTGTGTCATGAGCAATGGCCGCATTGTGGAG GCTGGAACACATTTGGAACTGCTGAGCAAAGGAGGACTTTATTCTGATCTGATCCGCAGACAAAGAGCTGAGGGGCAGAAATAA